A single window of Micrococcaceae bacterium Sec5.1 DNA harbors:
- the carA gene encoding glutamine-hydrolyzing carbamoyl-phosphate synthase small subunit, producing the protein MPIVESNKVTDSKAATTPTPSAAVLVLEDGRMFRGRSYGAQGTALGEAVFATGMTGYQETITDPSYARQLVVQTAPHIGNTGVNSEDAESRRIWVAGYIVRDAARRPSNWRSEGSLDDELVEQGIVGIQGVDTRAITRHLREHKTMRAGIFSGEAAQASDKELLNAVLASAPMEGAALAEEVSIDEAYVVEPKDHGWEGEPRFSIAAVDLGIKAMTPVRFAERGVRVHVLPATSTLEEVNAVNPDGFFMSNGPGDPATADHQVSLLRSVLDEKLPYFGICFGNQILGRALGFGTYKLRYGHRGINQPVMDRRTGKVEITSQNHGFAVDAPLNGATVAPEERYGRVEVSHVSLNDDVVEGLACLDIPAFSVQYHPEAAAGPHDAAYLFDRFIDLMAETKTATAGAANSTESKTEDKK; encoded by the coding sequence ATGCCGATAGTGGAAAGTAATAAAGTGACGGACAGTAAAGCAGCCACCACACCCACCCCCTCCGCAGCAGTACTGGTGCTGGAAGACGGTCGCATGTTCCGCGGCCGTAGCTACGGCGCCCAGGGAACGGCCCTCGGTGAGGCCGTCTTCGCCACCGGAATGACCGGCTACCAGGAGACCATCACCGATCCCTCATATGCCCGCCAGCTCGTGGTGCAGACAGCACCCCACATCGGCAACACGGGCGTCAACAGCGAAGACGCTGAGTCCCGCCGCATCTGGGTGGCCGGCTACATTGTGCGCGACGCTGCCCGCCGCCCCTCCAACTGGCGTTCGGAAGGCAGTCTCGATGATGAACTTGTCGAGCAAGGCATCGTGGGCATCCAGGGCGTCGACACCCGTGCCATCACCCGCCACCTCCGCGAGCACAAGACCATGCGCGCAGGCATCTTCTCCGGCGAGGCCGCACAGGCATCGGACAAAGAGCTCCTGAACGCCGTGCTGGCAAGCGCCCCCATGGAAGGCGCAGCGCTGGCTGAAGAGGTCTCCATAGACGAGGCTTACGTCGTGGAACCCAAGGACCACGGCTGGGAAGGCGAGCCCCGGTTCTCCATCGCCGCCGTTGACCTCGGCATCAAGGCCATGACCCCGGTCCGCTTCGCGGAGCGCGGCGTGCGTGTGCATGTCCTGCCGGCGACCTCCACCCTGGAGGAGGTCAACGCGGTCAATCCGGACGGCTTCTTCATGTCCAACGGGCCCGGTGACCCTGCCACCGCAGACCACCAGGTCTCACTCCTGCGCTCGGTTCTGGACGAGAAACTGCCCTACTTCGGCATCTGCTTCGGCAACCAGATCCTGGGCCGTGCCCTCGGCTTTGGAACCTACAAGCTCCGCTACGGCCACCGCGGCATCAACCAGCCGGTGATGGACCGCCGCACGGGCAAGGTTGAAATCACCTCGCAGAACCACGGCTTCGCCGTCGACGCGCCGCTGAACGGTGCCACGGTCGCCCCCGAGGAGCGTTACGGCCGCGTGGAAGTCAGCCACGTCTCCTTGAATGACGACGTCGTTGAGGGCCTCGCCTGCCTCGACATCCCCGCGTTCTCGGTCCAGTACCACCCTGAAGCTGCGGCTGGCCCGCACGATGCTGCGTACCTCTTCGACCGCTTTATCGACCTCATGGCCGAAACCAAAACGGCCACGGCGGGCGCCGCCAACTCCACCGAATCCAAGACTGAGGACAAGAAGTAA
- a CDS encoding dihydroorotase, producing MAENTYLIRGAAILGGEAEDLLIRDGIIAARGKDLHDDDATVIDGTGLVALPGMVDVHTHLREPGREDAETVETGTRAAALGGFTAVHAMANSNPVADTAGVVEQVHSLGRASGWVDVRPVGAVTVGLAGEQLAELGAMADSRAQVRMFSDDGICVHDPVLMRRALEYVKAFDGVVAQHAQEPRLTAGAQMNEGAVSAVLGLAGWPAVAEESIIARDVLLTQHVGSRLHVCHVSTAGSVEIVRWAKARGINVTAEVTPHHLLLTDELVRSYDPVYKVNPPLRTDADVQALREGLADGTIDVVGTDHAPHPSEHKECEWAQAAMGMTGLETALSVVQETMIETGLMTWADFARVTSFTPAVIGRVADQGRPLEEGEPANVILVDPAARWTVDPHKMATMGRNSPFKGKELPGSVVATFFKGHPTVLNGKLNTPYRYAGNYPTPDAAGAVSGS from the coding sequence ATGGCCGAGAACACGTACCTGATCCGCGGGGCCGCCATTCTCGGCGGCGAAGCTGAAGACCTGCTGATCCGCGATGGCATCATCGCCGCCCGGGGCAAGGATCTCCACGACGACGACGCCACAGTGATCGACGGGACGGGCCTGGTTGCCCTCCCCGGCATGGTTGACGTCCACACGCACCTGCGCGAACCCGGCCGAGAAGATGCTGAAACGGTCGAAACCGGCACTCGTGCCGCAGCCCTGGGTGGCTTCACCGCCGTCCACGCCATGGCCAACAGCAACCCCGTTGCTGACACGGCGGGCGTCGTCGAACAGGTCCACAGCCTCGGCCGGGCATCCGGTTGGGTGGACGTGCGTCCCGTTGGCGCTGTCACGGTGGGCCTGGCCGGTGAGCAACTTGCGGAGCTCGGTGCGATGGCGGATTCCCGCGCCCAGGTGCGGATGTTCTCCGACGACGGCATTTGTGTGCACGATCCCGTGCTGATGCGCCGCGCGCTGGAGTACGTCAAAGCGTTCGACGGCGTGGTGGCCCAGCACGCGCAGGAACCCCGCCTTACCGCCGGGGCACAGATGAATGAAGGCGCCGTCTCGGCGGTGCTGGGTCTTGCGGGTTGGCCGGCCGTGGCAGAGGAAAGCATCATTGCCCGCGACGTCCTGCTCACGCAGCATGTGGGTTCCCGCCTCCACGTTTGCCACGTCTCCACCGCTGGATCTGTCGAAATTGTCCGCTGGGCCAAGGCCCGTGGGATCAACGTCACGGCCGAAGTCACGCCCCACCACCTGCTCCTCACCGACGAACTGGTCCGCAGCTACGATCCCGTGTACAAAGTCAACCCGCCGCTGCGTACGGATGCCGACGTCCAGGCGCTCCGTGAAGGCCTGGCTGACGGCACGATCGATGTTGTCGGCACGGACCACGCCCCACACCCCAGCGAGCACAAGGAATGCGAGTGGGCCCAGGCGGCCATGGGCATGACTGGCCTGGAAACGGCATTGTCTGTTGTCCAGGAGACGATGATCGAAACCGGACTCATGACGTGGGCCGACTTCGCCAGGGTCACCTCTTTCACGCCGGCAGTTATCGGCCGCGTGGCGGACCAGGGCCGCCCGTTGGAGGAAGGCGAGCCCGCCAACGTCATCCTGGTGGACCCGGCTGCGCGTTGGACGGTCGACCCCCATAAGATGGCCACCATGGGCCGCAATTCACCGTTCAAGGGCAAAGAGCTGCCCGGATCCGTGGTCGCAACCTTCTTCAAGGGCCACCCCACTGTTCTCAACGGCAAGCTCAACACCCCATACCGGTACGCCGGAAACTACCCAACCCCGGATGCCGCCGGGGCAGTCAGCGGTAGCTGA
- a CDS encoding aspartate carbamoyltransferase catalytic subunit has product MKHLLSTENLSAFDAIRVLDTAEEMSAVGDREVKKLPALRGRTVVNLFFEDSTRTRISFEAAAKRLSADVINFAAKGSSVSKGESLKDTAQTLAAMGADAVVIRHWASGAPHRLAATDWIDAAVINAGDGTHEHPTQALLDAFTMRRHWSQLNGTKSTGADLRGMRVAIVGDVLHSRVARSNVWLLRTLGAEVTLVAPPTLLPIGVEHWPCKVSYNLDETLEAGVDAMMMLRVQGERMHASFFPSTREYSRRWGFDDARLRALDDLGMKDTIIMHPGPMNRGLEISSAAADSPRSTVLAQVRNGVSVRMAALYLLLSGDSREATPATAATTHAVSQPTKESN; this is encoded by the coding sequence GTGAAGCACCTCCTCTCCACTGAGAACCTCAGCGCTTTCGACGCCATCCGGGTCCTGGACACCGCCGAGGAAATGTCGGCCGTGGGGGACCGCGAGGTCAAGAAGCTCCCCGCACTCCGTGGCCGCACGGTAGTCAACCTCTTCTTCGAGGACTCCACCCGGACCCGGATTTCCTTCGAAGCCGCAGCCAAGCGGCTTTCGGCCGATGTCATCAACTTCGCCGCCAAGGGCTCTTCCGTGTCCAAGGGTGAGTCCCTGAAAGACACTGCGCAGACGCTGGCCGCCATGGGCGCCGATGCGGTTGTCATCCGTCACTGGGCTTCGGGCGCTCCGCACCGGCTTGCTGCCACGGACTGGATCGACGCCGCAGTGATCAACGCAGGCGATGGCACCCACGAACACCCCACGCAGGCGCTGTTGGATGCGTTCACGATGCGCCGCCACTGGTCCCAGCTCAACGGGACGAAGTCCACAGGGGCGGACCTTCGAGGCATGCGTGTGGCGATCGTCGGAGATGTCCTGCATTCACGCGTGGCCCGGTCCAACGTCTGGTTGCTTCGCACGCTCGGTGCCGAGGTCACGTTGGTTGCGCCACCCACACTGCTGCCGATCGGCGTCGAGCACTGGCCTTGCAAGGTCAGTTACAACCTGGACGAAACGCTGGAAGCGGGCGTCGACGCGATGATGATGCTGCGAGTCCAGGGTGAGCGCATGCATGCCTCGTTCTTCCCGTCCACCCGTGAGTACTCACGGCGCTGGGGCTTCGACGACGCCCGGCTTCGGGCACTGGATGACCTTGGCATGAAAGACACCATCATCATGCATCCCGGCCCCATGAACCGTGGCCTGGAAATTTCCTCGGCTGCCGCCGATTCGCCCCGCTCAACAGTGCTTGCACAGGTGCGGAACGGTGTTTCAGTACGCATGGCCGCCCTTTACCTGCTGCTCTCCGGGGATTCCCGCGAAGCAACACCTGCAACGGCAGCCACCACCCACGCTGTAAGCCAGCCCACCAAGGAGAGCAACTGA
- the pyrR gene encoding bifunctional pyr operon transcriptional regulator/uracil phosphoribosyltransferase PyrR: MTEVTSAQVPSRVVLNQADIDRALTRIAHEILEANKGSQDLVLLGIPSRGYPLAVRLANKIAAADPSVNAETIVGQLDVTMFRDDLSHQPTRPPHHTRLPLSGIDNKVVVLIDDVLYSGRTIRAALDALVDLGRPRIVRLAVLVDRGHRELPIRADHVGKNLPTSSAEKVRVHLEEIDSVDGVPVNEVVIEAGK, encoded by the coding sequence ATGACTGAAGTCACTTCAGCGCAGGTTCCGTCGCGGGTTGTCCTCAACCAAGCGGACATCGATCGCGCGCTGACTCGTATCGCCCATGAGATCCTCGAAGCCAACAAGGGCTCCCAAGATCTGGTTCTCCTGGGCATTCCCAGCCGCGGTTATCCCTTGGCCGTGCGGCTCGCCAACAAGATCGCTGCCGCTGACCCCAGTGTCAACGCGGAAACGATCGTCGGCCAACTCGACGTCACCATGTTCCGTGACGACCTTTCACACCAGCCCACCAGGCCTCCCCACCACACGCGCTTGCCACTGTCTGGCATCGACAACAAAGTTGTTGTCCTCATCGACGACGTACTGTATTCCGGCCGCACCATCAGGGCAGCGCTGGATGCCCTGGTGGACCTTGGCCGTCCCAGGATTGTCCGCCTGGCAGTCCTGGTTGACAGGGGTCACCGTGAGCTTCCCATCCGCGCGGACCACGTAGGCAAGAACCTGCCCACTTCCTCCGCGGAAAAAGTCCGCGTCCACCTTGAGGAAATCGACTCCGTAGACGGCGTTCCGGTCAACGAAGTAGTAATCGAGGCCGGCAAGTGA
- a CDS encoding PrsW family glutamic-type intramembrane protease, whose protein sequence is MSSNHPGHPGGHQPYPRPYLEPAANPTWIGRVQPGNYQPAPGNPGDLPQQTWAAPPASRGRRSPGTLPLLLAGAILVLGSLLLVVPFLLGNTGIAGFVIGFIASLIPLSVVLLTVRLIDRWEPEPKRLLWFAFTWGAAVSIAGTLLIQPLFALAAPTTSEEAFTYFMATVQAPIVEEFTKSLGLLLLILGARKYFDGPVDGVVFAFTIAAGFAFTENILYFGREIASSSEPGTDLVRIFILRGVMSPFAHAIFTGTTGLIMGFAARRWHSGYAVLAFVIGLLPAMFLHNRWNSMGQDFLLDYFVVQVPIFLIAALGIIFLRIAEGKLTRQRLLEYARAGWFTPAEVEMLATSQGRRHALRWAASRGRAAQMRAFIKGATALAFTRQRILSGRDVLLHQQDELDHLRAIPALRAAVLH, encoded by the coding sequence ATGAGCAGCAACCATCCTGGACACCCCGGCGGACACCAACCCTACCCGCGGCCCTACCTGGAACCGGCAGCCAATCCAACGTGGATCGGGCGGGTACAGCCCGGAAACTACCAACCAGCCCCCGGGAACCCCGGCGACCTTCCCCAGCAGACCTGGGCGGCTCCACCGGCATCCCGGGGACGCCGGTCGCCGGGCACACTCCCCCTGCTCCTGGCGGGCGCCATATTAGTCCTCGGCAGCCTTCTCCTGGTGGTTCCGTTCCTGCTGGGCAATACAGGAATCGCCGGCTTCGTGATCGGGTTCATCGCCTCCCTGATCCCGTTGTCGGTAGTGCTGCTGACCGTGCGGCTCATTGACCGTTGGGAGCCGGAACCGAAAAGGCTGCTCTGGTTCGCTTTCACGTGGGGAGCCGCAGTTTCGATTGCCGGAACCCTGTTAATCCAGCCCCTCTTCGCCTTGGCAGCTCCTACCACCAGCGAAGAAGCATTCACATACTTCATGGCCACGGTCCAGGCTCCCATCGTGGAGGAATTCACCAAGTCGCTAGGCCTGTTGCTTCTCATCCTTGGTGCCCGGAAGTACTTCGATGGCCCCGTGGACGGTGTCGTCTTTGCTTTTACCATCGCCGCCGGCTTCGCCTTCACGGAGAACATCCTCTACTTCGGCCGTGAGATCGCGTCATCATCGGAGCCCGGCACGGACCTTGTCCGCATCTTCATCCTGCGTGGGGTTATGTCACCCTTCGCACATGCCATTTTCACGGGAACAACCGGCCTCATCATGGGATTCGCCGCCCGGAGGTGGCACTCCGGCTATGCAGTCCTGGCCTTCGTCATCGGCCTCCTGCCGGCCATGTTCCTGCACAACAGGTGGAACAGCATGGGCCAGGACTTCCTGCTGGACTACTTCGTGGTGCAGGTGCCAATCTTCCTGATAGCGGCCCTCGGCATCATTTTCCTGCGCATTGCCGAAGGCAAACTCACGCGCCAGCGGCTCCTCGAATATGCCAGGGCCGGATGGTTTACGCCTGCCGAAGTTGAAATGCTGGCAACATCCCAAGGAAGACGACATGCCCTTCGGTGGGCGGCCTCCCGTGGTCGCGCCGCACAGATGCGCGCATTCATCAAGGGTGCCACGGCCTTGGCGTTCACGCGCCAACGCATCCTCAGCGGCCGCGATGTGCTCCTTCATCAGCAGGATGAACTTGACCATCTTCGTGCGATTCCAGCGCTTCGGGCGGCTGTGCTGCACTAG
- the nusB gene encoding transcription antitermination factor NusB encodes MSARGKARSRALEVLFEAEQRSVSAFDALKARREKTDLVINPYTMEIVEGVVSMQPTIDEFLQTYAQGWTLERMPSVDRIILRIGAWELLYNDEVPDGVAVSEAVALAKTMSTDESPAFINGLLGRLQKLKPSLLA; translated from the coding sequence GTGAGCGCACGCGGTAAAGCCCGTAGCAGGGCACTTGAAGTACTTTTCGAGGCGGAGCAGCGTTCCGTTTCGGCTTTTGACGCGCTCAAGGCGCGTCGGGAGAAGACGGATCTCGTCATCAACCCTTACACGATGGAAATCGTTGAGGGTGTCGTCTCCATGCAGCCAACCATCGATGAGTTCCTGCAGACCTATGCCCAGGGCTGGACGCTGGAGCGGATGCCGTCGGTAGACCGCATCATCCTCCGCATTGGCGCTTGGGAACTCCTCTACAACGACGAAGTCCCGGACGGAGTGGCTGTCAGCGAAGCTGTGGCCCTCGCCAAGACGATGTCCACGGACGAATCACCGGCCTTCATCAACGGCTTGCTTGGCCGGCTCCAGAAGCTCAAGCCGTCGCTTCTCGCCTAA
- the efp gene encoding elongation factor P, with protein MATTNDIKNGTVLKLEGQLWNIIEFQHVKPGKGGAFVRTKMRNVMSGKVVDKTFNAGLKIETATVDRRDYQYLYQDGEDFVFMDTQDYDQITVSGATVGDATNFMLENQMVNIAIHEGTPLYIELPPSVVLEITYTEPGLQGDRSSAGTKPATVETGYEIQVPLFVEQGTKVKVDTRDGSYLGRVND; from the coding sequence GTGGCAACCACAAACGACATCAAGAACGGAACCGTACTGAAGCTCGAGGGCCAGCTCTGGAACATCATTGAGTTCCAGCACGTCAAGCCGGGCAAGGGTGGCGCTTTCGTTCGCACCAAGATGCGCAATGTCATGTCCGGCAAGGTGGTTGACAAGACCTTCAACGCCGGACTGAAGATCGAGACCGCTACGGTTGACCGCCGTGACTACCAGTACCTGTACCAGGATGGCGAAGACTTCGTCTTCATGGACACCCAGGACTACGACCAAATCACCGTTTCCGGTGCCACGGTCGGCGACGCCACAAACTTCATGCTTGAGAACCAGATGGTGAACATCGCCATCCACGAAGGCACGCCGCTGTACATCGAGTTGCCGCCGAGCGTCGTTCTCGAAATCACCTACACCGAGCCCGGCCTCCAGGGCGACCGCTCCTCGGCAGGCACCAAGCCTGCGACCGTGGAAACCGGCTACGAAATCCAGGTTCCGCTGTTCGTGGAGCAGGGCACCAAAGTCAAGGTTGATACCCGCGACGGCAGCTACCTGGGCCGGGTCAACGACTAG
- a CDS encoding tetratricopeptide repeat protein, giving the protein MMTALREGVSDWPTGGFPGVRTNPDTLLPVIVNEDALESALAASEDPADRIMALLLENQPKEAAELLAEARYKDPESFRLRIFEAEVHRATNRLDRAIQLFRQLLQEVQGTSKEAIVHQYLGRAYFVSGNALAASEEFAKALDLRVAKAADAALIYSSAVALQRARDVLELAS; this is encoded by the coding sequence ATGATGACCGCCCTCAGAGAAGGCGTCAGCGACTGGCCAACCGGCGGATTCCCGGGCGTCCGCACGAACCCCGATACTTTGCTGCCCGTCATCGTCAACGAAGACGCACTGGAGTCTGCGTTGGCGGCTTCGGAAGACCCTGCGGACCGGATCATGGCGCTGCTGCTGGAAAACCAGCCCAAGGAAGCGGCGGAACTGCTCGCTGAGGCACGCTACAAGGACCCGGAATCCTTCCGATTGCGGATTTTTGAAGCCGAAGTCCACCGGGCCACCAATCGCCTGGATCGTGCCATCCAACTGTTCCGCCAGCTGCTGCAGGAAGTCCAAGGTACTTCCAAGGAAGCGATCGTCCACCAGTATTTAGGCCGGGCATATTTCGTCAGCGGAAATGCGCTGGCAGCATCCGAGGAGTTTGCCAAGGCACTGGACCTAAGGGTTGCCAAGGCTGCCGATGCCGCACTGATCTACTCCTCTGCGGTGGCCCTCCAGCGGGCCAGGGATGTGCTGGAACTCGCGTCCTGA
- the aroB gene encoding 3-dehydroquinate synthase, with product MSNEATVIKVTGQSTAENYDVVVGRGLLQSLPAKLGERVRRVLVIHPRALRLTGDTVRDELEAAGFTALTAEIPDAEEGKHIQVAAFCWQVLGQNDFTRSDAIVAVGGGAVTDLAGFVAATWLRGVKVIHMPTSLLGMVDASVGGKTGINTAEGKNLVGSFHPPAAVLADLDTLKTLPRNELISGMAEVIKCGFIADPAILDIIEKNTDAVMDPESDVVRELIERAIAVKANVVSQDLKESGLREILNYGHTLGHAIELVERYSWRHGAAVSVGMMFAAELARSVGRLPDADADRHRTILESLGLPITYRKDRWQGLLDGMRRDKKSRGDLLRFVVLDGVGKPGILDVPDTSLLFAAYQEIAS from the coding sequence GTGAGCAACGAAGCAACTGTCATCAAGGTGACCGGCCAATCAACCGCAGAGAACTACGACGTCGTGGTGGGCCGTGGCCTCCTGCAATCCCTGCCCGCCAAACTTGGCGAGCGGGTTCGACGCGTGCTTGTCATTCACCCACGCGCTCTTCGCCTGACCGGTGACACCGTCCGCGATGAGCTCGAAGCTGCCGGCTTCACCGCACTGACGGCCGAGATCCCGGATGCCGAAGAAGGCAAGCACATACAGGTTGCCGCTTTCTGCTGGCAGGTACTGGGTCAGAACGACTTCACGCGCTCGGACGCCATCGTGGCCGTAGGTGGCGGCGCGGTGACCGACCTCGCCGGATTCGTTGCTGCCACGTGGCTTCGCGGAGTCAAAGTCATCCACATGCCCACCAGCCTGTTGGGCATGGTGGATGCCTCAGTTGGCGGCAAAACAGGTATCAACACCGCCGAAGGCAAGAACCTGGTGGGATCATTCCATCCTCCCGCGGCTGTTCTGGCGGATCTGGACACACTGAAGACCTTGCCCAGGAACGAGCTGATTTCTGGAATGGCAGAGGTCATCAAGTGCGGCTTCATCGCCGATCCCGCGATCCTTGACATCATTGAAAAGAACACGGACGCAGTGATGGACCCGGAATCGGACGTTGTCCGTGAACTCATCGAGCGTGCCATTGCGGTCAAAGCCAACGTCGTCTCCCAGGACCTCAAGGAATCCGGGCTGCGCGAGATCCTGAATTATGGACACACCCTGGGCCATGCCATTGAACTCGTGGAGCGCTACTCGTGGCGCCATGGCGCGGCCGTGTCGGTAGGCATGATGTTCGCTGCGGAATTGGCCCGGAGCGTTGGACGTCTCCCGGACGCCGACGCCGATCGGCACCGCACCATTCTTGAGAGCCTTGGCCTCCCTATCACCTACCGCAAGGACCGCTGGCAAGGCCTGCTGGACGGGATGCGCCGGGATAAGAAGTCCCGTGGGGACCTCCTGCGCTTTGTTGTCCTGGACGGCGTGGGCAAGCCCGGCATTCTGGACGTCCCGGATACCTCCCTGTTGTTTGCCGCTTACCAGGAGATTGCTTCATGA
- a CDS encoding shikimate kinase, translating to MAVGKSAIGQQLAQQLGVPFVDTDAVVVAEHGSIADIFAGRGEHAFREIEARAVAKAIEAAKQQPAVISLGGGAVLDSGTQQLLGECTVVYLECDASTVADRIARNTGRPLLQGDAMSRWEALFATRRPVYERLADIVLDVRSGSVAEIGLHLEERLRQHAALKEEVEK from the coding sequence ATGGCAGTTGGCAAGTCTGCAATTGGCCAGCAACTTGCCCAGCAGCTCGGTGTTCCTTTTGTGGACACGGATGCGGTTGTCGTTGCCGAGCACGGCAGCATCGCGGACATCTTCGCTGGTCGGGGAGAACACGCCTTCCGTGAAATTGAGGCCCGGGCAGTGGCGAAGGCCATCGAGGCCGCCAAGCAACAGCCCGCGGTGATTTCGCTCGGTGGCGGAGCCGTTCTGGACTCGGGAACCCAGCAATTGCTGGGGGAGTGCACCGTGGTCTACCTGGAATGCGACGCCTCCACCGTTGCGGACAGGATCGCGCGAAATACTGGAAGGCCCCTGCTGCAGGGCGACGCAATGTCCCGTTGGGAGGCCCTGTTTGCCACCAGGCGTCCTGTATATGAGCGTCTTGCAGACATCGTCCTGGACGTCCGTTCAGGATCCGTGGCTGAAATCGGCCTCCACCTGGAGGAGCGGCTGCGCCAGCATGCAGCCTTGAAAGAGGAAGTTGAAAAGTGA
- the aroC gene encoding chorismate synthase: MLRWLTAGESHGPALIGIVEGVPAGVELTSGQIRDALARRRLGYGRGARMKFEQDEVTILGGVRHGITQGGPVAIQVGNTEWPKWEQIMSADPVDPEVLADQARNAPLTRPRPGHADFTGMQKYGFDEARPVLERASARETATRVALGTVAAQFLKQLGVELVSHTVSIASVTVPEGKALPLPKDVIALDADPLRCFDRETSDAMVAEVDAAHKEGETLGGVVEVLAYGLPPGLGSYVHWDRRLDSRLAAALMGIQAIKGVEVGDGFLTAARRGSAAHDEILKDENGKIIRQTNRAGGIEGGMSIGEVLRVRAAMKPIATVPRALRTIDVSTGEPAKAHHQRSDVCAVPAAGVVAEAMVALVLAEAIAEKFGGDSVAETMRNLQSYLDNIPATLDSVGR; encoded by the coding sequence ATGTTGCGTTGGTTGACTGCCGGTGAATCCCATGGTCCGGCTCTGATCGGAATTGTTGAAGGCGTGCCCGCCGGTGTTGAACTCACCAGCGGGCAAATCCGTGATGCTTTGGCGCGTCGTCGCCTGGGCTATGGACGTGGCGCCCGCATGAAGTTTGAGCAGGATGAAGTCACCATCCTCGGTGGCGTACGTCACGGCATCACCCAGGGTGGTCCCGTTGCCATTCAGGTGGGCAACACCGAATGGCCAAAGTGGGAGCAGATCATGTCTGCTGATCCAGTGGACCCTGAAGTCCTTGCCGACCAAGCCCGCAATGCCCCGCTGACCCGCCCGCGCCCTGGGCACGCCGATTTCACCGGGATGCAGAAGTACGGCTTTGACGAAGCCCGTCCGGTCCTTGAGCGCGCCAGTGCACGCGAGACCGCCACCCGTGTTGCGCTCGGTACCGTTGCCGCCCAGTTCCTGAAGCAACTGGGCGTGGAGTTGGTCAGCCACACTGTTTCCATCGCCAGCGTCACCGTACCCGAGGGCAAGGCGTTGCCTCTGCCCAAGGACGTCATCGCCCTTGACGCTGATCCCCTGCGTTGCTTCGACCGCGAAACATCGGATGCAATGGTCGCCGAGGTGGATGCCGCCCACAAGGAAGGCGAAACCCTGGGTGGCGTAGTTGAGGTCCTTGCCTACGGACTTCCCCCTGGATTGGGCAGCTACGTCCACTGGGACCGTCGCCTCGATTCGCGTCTCGCCGCAGCGCTAATGGGTATTCAGGCCATCAAGGGCGTAGAAGTCGGTGACGGCTTCCTCACCGCTGCCCGCCGTGGTTCCGCAGCGCATGACGAAATCCTTAAGGATGAGAACGGCAAAATCATTCGTCAGACCAACCGCGCCGGCGGCATTGAGGGTGGCATGAGCATTGGCGAAGTCCTGCGCGTCCGGGCCGCCATGAAGCCAATTGCCACGGTTCCCCGCGCACTCCGCACCATTGACGTCAGCACCGGCGAGCCAGCCAAGGCGCACCACCAGCGTTCGGACGTCTGTGCAGTTCCAGCAGCGGGCGTAGTAGCAGAGGCGATGGTGGCTCTTGTCCTCGCAGAAGCCATTGCCGAAAAATTCGGCGGTGATTCTGTTGCCGAGACCATGCGTAACCTGCAGAGCTACCTGGACAACATCCCGGCAACCCTGGACTCGGTCGGCCGGTAG